From Hoeflea sp. 108:
CATGACGCGTGCCCATATAGCCGACCCGCATATCACTGCGAAGGTCGAGGCGGGCGAAGAGCACCGAATCCGGCCCTGTGTCGGCGCCACCTACTGCCTCGACCGCATCTATGAGGGCGGCGGTGCGTTGTGCATCCACAACGCCGCCACCGGCCGTGAGGCGACGATCCCGCATGTCATTTCCCGCACCGATGGGCCGCTGCGCAAGGTCGTTGTGGTGGGGGCCGGGGCGGCTGGCCTTGAGGCGGCGCGTGTGCTCGCCGAACGCGGCCACAAGGTGACGGTTCTGGAAGCATCGAGCCAGGCCGGCGGCCAAATTCGGCTGGCAGCCCAGAATCCGCGCCGGCGCGAGTTGATCGGCATCGTCGACTGGCGGTTGGCCGAGTTGGAGCGCCTCGGCGTCGAGATCCGCTATGACATCTGGGCAGGAAGCGACGACGTTCTGGCGCTCGGCCCCGACGCGGTGGTGATTGCCACCGGCGGCCTGCCACAGAACCCGCCGTTGGATGCGGGCGATGACCTGGTGACGTCGAGTTGGGACATCATCGCCGGTAGCGTCAAGCCGGCCGAAAACGTGCTGCTTTATGACGACAATGGCGGCCATCAGGGCATGACGGCGGCCGAACTGATCGGCAAGGCTGGCAGCAAGCTCGAGCTTTTGACGCCCGAGCGCTTCTTTGCTCCCGAAATCGGCGGCATGAATCATGTGCCCTACATGGAAGCGTTCCACCGCAATGGCGTGAAGATCACCATCAACACGCGGCTCAAACAGGTCCGGCGCGACGGCAATCAGCTGGTGGCAACGCTCGCCTCCGACTTTGCCAAGGGCTGGAGCGAGGAGCGCCGTGTCGACCAGGTTGTGGTCGAACACGGCACGCTGCCGCTCGACGACCTCTATCTCGAGCTCAAGCCGTTGTCGAAGAATTCAGGCGCGATCGACTATGAGCGCCTGATTCATGGCGGCGACATTTTCCCAGACAGGAATACCGACGGCCGCTTCCTGCTGCTGCGCATCGGTGACGCCGTGCAGGCGCGCAACATCCACGCCGCCATCTATGACGGCATCCGCTTCGGCCTCAGGATCTGACGGCTTCCGCCGTCAGCCAGCGGACGAATTCGCGCAGGCCCGGCCGGTCCTCGCTGCCTGGCCGGAAGGCAAGCCGGTAGGGTGCTTCACCGGCAATGCGGTTGGGCGAGGCCATGACGAGCCGGCCCGTGCTGAGTTCGCGTTCGGCCAGCACTTCCGGTACCACCGCCACGCCGAGGCCGGCGACCGCTGCCTCGACCACCATGGAAAACTGCTCGAAGCGGTGGCCGCGCAAAGTGGTGCGCGGGTCGATGCCGGCGGCTTGGAACCATTGCAGCCACAGGGTCGGCCGCGTCGACTGCTGCAGCAGCGGCAGCGCGGCAAGCTCCGCGTCGTCGAGGGCGGCGCGGCCATCGAGCAGAGCCGGCGCGGCGACCACGACGAGGACCTCGTCGAACAGCCTGACGATACCCGGCTGTCCCGTCTCCGCCGGACCGCGTTGGATCGCGGCGTCGAAGGCTTCGGTTTCGAAGTCGACGGTTTCCAGCCGCACGGCGAGGTCGATGGCGACTTGCGGATGGGTCGCGTGAAAGCCGGCGAGCCTCGGGATCAGCCAGCGATCGGCCAAGGTCGGCAGCACGGCGATGCTGAGCACGTCGGACTGGCCGCCGAAGGCCATGGTGCGCACTGCCGCTTCATGCAGGCTGTCCAGGATGGCTTCGGCATCGCGGGCAAAGCGCCTGCCGGCATCGGACAACGCCAGCCGTTGTCTGACCCGATGGAACAGCGCCACCCCCAGCCGGTCCTCCAGCTGGCCGATCGAACGGCTGACCGAGCTCTGCGTCAGGCCGAGCTGATCGGCGGCGCGAATTGTCGTGCCGAGGCTGGCGCAGGCGCGGAACGCCTCAAGCTCTGCAATCGTTGGCACATAGGTTCGGCGCATCGGCGGAGCTGACTCTAAGTTGATCGAATTTGCGCATAAACTGTCCGAGATTACTTGTTAGCGAAAAGTGCCGAAGCGGTCTAGGATGGGCAAAAATCACCCATTCTCCGGAGGAACCATGAGCGCATCCACACCGGCCGGCGGCGGCAGCTTTGTCTGGGCCGACCCGTTCCTGATCGAAGACCAACTGACCGAGGACGAGCGCATGGTGCGCGATGGCGCAGCCGCCTTCGCCGCCGACAAGCTCGCGCCGCGCATCGAGGAAGCCTATCTCGACGAGAAGACCGATCCGGCGATCTTCCGCGAAATGGGCGAGGCCGGCCTGCTCGGCATCACCGTTCCCGAGGAATATGGCGGCCTTGGCGCCGGCTACGTGACCTACGGTCTGGTGGCACGCGAGGTCGAGCGCATCGATTCGGGCTACCGCTCGATGATGTCGGTGCAGTCGTCGCTGGTGATGTACCCGATCTATGCGTACGGCTCCGAGGAACAGCGCAAGAAGTACCTGCCCAAGCTCGCCTCGGGCGAATGGATCGGCTGCTTCGGCCTGACCGAGCCGGACGCAGGCTCCGATCCTGGCGGCATGAAGACCCGCGCCGAGAAGACGGCCAACGGCTACAAGATCTCCGGTTCGAAGATGTGGATTTCGAACGCGCCGATCGCCGACGTCTTCGTCGTCTGGGCCAAATCATCAGCCCATGACAACCAGATCCGCGGTTTCGTGCTCGAGAAGGGCATGAAGGGCCTGTCGGCGCCGAAGATCGGCGGCAAGCTGTCGCTGCGCGCCTCGATCACGGGCGAGATCGTCATGGAAGGCGTCGAAGTCGGCGAAGACGCACTGCTGCCGAACGTGTCGGGCCTCAAGGGTCCGTTCGGTTGCCTTAACCGCGCCCGCTATGGCATCTCCTGGGGCGTCATGGGCGCTGCCGAGGATTGCTGGCACCGTGCTCGCCAGTACGGCCTCGACCGCAAGCAGTTCGCCAAGCCGCTCGCGGGCACCCAGCTCTACCAGAAGAAGCTGGCCGACATGCAGACCGAGATCGCGCTCGGCCTGCAGGGCAGCCTGCGCGTCGGCCGCTTGATGGACGAGCACAAGTTCGCCCCCGAGATGATCAGCCTCGTCAAGCGCAACAATTGCGGCAAGGCGCTCGACATCGCCCGTGTCGCCCGCGACATGCATGGCGGCAACGGCATCCAGATTGGCTACCACGTCATGCGCCATGCGCAGAATCTGGAGACGGTCAACACCTATGAAGGCACGCATGACGTGCATGCGCTGATCCTGGGCCGTGCCCAGACCGGCCTGCAGGCGTTTTTCTAAGGCTTAGATACAAGCTCATACGGTTAAGGGCGGCCGCGAAGCACTGCTTCGTGGCCGCTTTCTTTTTAGCCTTTTTCGGTCATCGAATTGGATTCGCGTGCAAAAAGGTTTTCGCTTTCAGGTTTAGAGGTTGCGAATATATTTCGACTTAAGCGCGTATTGTTTCAAGTTTCTGAAACATGCGTCGCCTTGCTCGGCTTCAAGCTGTTACACGGCGTCGATATCTCCGTGACTGTCCGCCGCTTTTGGCGGGCGGGAGAACGGGGATATCAATGATCGCTGACAGGGCTGAGAATGCCGGCCAGGCACTATGGTTTGGCGACAATCTGATGACCGTCCGCGTGGCGGCTGGTTCCGGCGATGATGACATCAGCATCGTTGAGTGCCGTATGCCGCGTGATGGCTCCACGCCTCTCCATGTCGAACTCAGTGGTGACGAGATCGTCCACGTCATCGAGGGCACGCTGCGCTTCCGTGTCGATGGCAATTATTTCTTCTGCCATTCGGGCCAGACGGTCGTGGCCCCCAAGGGACTGCCGCACACCTTCCGCATCGAGCCGGGCGAAGGCGGCACCTGCCTCGTCGTCACCCAAGGCGATGAATTCGAGCGGATGGTCCGCGAAATGTGCCTGCCGGCATCAGCAGGCTATCCGGTAAGGACCGAGCGCGCGCCGCAAGCCGGCCAGGACTTCTTCGACGGCCCGGCTACGAGCAGATTTCAGGTCGTCGGCGCCCCGCTACCATAGCGCCGATGCTCGGCTGGGCGGGTGCGGGGGCGTGTCCGTCCAGCCATCACCATCAGGCCTTGCAGGCGAACACCTGATCGCCCAGGGCCGATGCGTCGACCTCGACGCCTAGACCTGCCCCTTGAGGCGGGCGCATCATGCCATCTGCTATGATGAAGTCGCCGCGCGCGTTCGCGGCCGTCACCCAGTTGTGGAAGTCGACTGTGTGTTGCCGGAGATGCTCGGGCGTTGACATAAGCAGGCCGGAATAGGCCGCGGTGTCGATCTGAGCGCCGCCGGTGTCCTCGATTGTGACCTTGAGATTCCTGGCAATGGCGATGTCGCGCAGCAGCTTGGCCTTGGTCAGGCCGCCGACGCGTGCGAGCTTGATGGTGATGCCGTCGACCAGCCCGTCGCCTATTGCCCGGATCAGCACGTCAGCGCCGTCGATCGTCTCGTCCAGCACCAGCGGCCGGTCGGTAGCGCGGCGGATCGCAAGGTTCTCCTCGTAGCTCGCGCAAGGCTGCTCCAGCGTATAGTCGAGATTACGCGTCGCCATCAGGAAGCGGCGTGTCTCCGCCGTGCCCCAGCTGGCATTGGCGTCGCAGAATAGCACCGTATCGGCAGGAACGGCGGCGCGCACCGCTTCCAGCCGAGCGATATCCTCGTGGACGTCGAGCCCGACCTTGACCTGCAGGCGGCGGTAGCCTTCGGCGATGTATTTCGTCGCCCGCGCCGCCATCGCGTCCGGCGCCTGCTGGGCGACGGAGCGATAAAGCGCCAGGCTCTCTCCTTCTGCTCCCCCAGACATGGTTGCGAGCGAAAGGTTGGAGCGCTTACCGGCCAGGTCCCAGAGCGCCATATCGATGGCCGACTTGGCATAGGGATGGCCCTTGAGCAAAAGGTCCATGCGCCGGTTCAACGCCTCGATTCCTGAGGCGTCGCCGCCCAGCAGCTGCGGCGCCAGTTCCTTCATTGCCTCGCGGGCGCCTGCCGCAAAGGCCGGGTCGTAGAAGCTGCCCAGCGGCGCCATCTCGCCATAGCCGACGGTACCGCCGTGGCATGCAATCTCGACAATGGTTGAATCGAAGCCTTCGGCGCTGCGTCCGCCCGAGCAGCGGTAGGTGCCGTCGCGAAACGGCTGCCACTGCCGGAATATGCGAATGCTCGAAATGCTGGCGTCGGCCATGTTGTCCCCTCGGCGCTGGCTCTGATCCACCCGAGGATAACGTGGCTGCGATGGCGTTGCGGCCAAGGAAACGGCGCTTGCCGGCGTCGCATTCGTGACAAGGTCTCGCTCGTGTCGATCCGCGATATAGGTTCGTATGGAGTGCGAATTGTTTCAGATTTTGGATACGGACTTCGGTTTCGCCGAATTCGAACGGATACGGTCGGCCCTTAGAGCGAGCCCACCGCGGCTTCAAGACCGCGCTGCTCGAAAGGAAATCCAGTGACCATCCATGCGAAGACAGAAAATGACGGCGAACTGCTGTGGTTCAACGGCACTCTCGCCACTATCATGGTATCCGGTCAGGCGGGAGCCGACACCATCAGCGTCATCGAGCACCTGATGCCCTATGGCGCCTCGCCGCCGCTCCACATTCACCACAACGAGGACGAGGTCTTCCACATCCTCGAAGGCGTGGTGCGCTTCAACGTCGGCGGCAAGGACCTTTACGGCCGCGCTGGCCAGACCATGCTGGCGCCGAAGGGCGTCCCGCACAGCTATCGTGTCGAATCCGCCGAAGGCGCTCGTTGCCTGACCATCACCACGCGCGGCGATTTCGAACGCATGGTGCGCGAAGTCAGCGTTCCCGCCCCAAAGGCGGAAATCCCGCCGCAGGTCGCCCCGACCGCCGAGGTCATCCAGGCACTCACCGAAGCATGCGCACGCAACGGCATCGACATTGTCGGTGCGCCGCTATCCTGATCGATCCGTCGGGCCGGCCGCTTTTCGGCCGGCCTATTTCGTCGTCGACTGGAATTTGCCCATCAGATAGGGGCCGGAGAATACCGGCTGGTATTTCGGTGTCTCGCCAGAGGCTAGGCACTGTTCGAGACAGACGATCTCGGCGTCCCAGTTGGGCTGGTGGAAGAACGCCAGCGATTGACGGCGGTCCATGCCGCCGTCCTCGGGCGAGGGGTTGACCACCCGGTGCATGGTCGACACCCAGCGGTCGTTGGTCCACAGCGCCATCAGGTCGCCGATATTGATGATGAAGGCGCCTGCCACGGGCGGAACCGCCGTCCAGTTGCCGTCGGGCGTGATCAGCTCCAGGCCCCTGGAGCCGGCCTGCGGCAAAAGGATCGTCAGGCTGCCATAGTCGGTGTGGGCGCCGGCGCGCAACTGGCCCGGCTTGGGCGGGACCGTCTGTTCAGGATAGTTGAGCGCGCGCAGCGCGCTGATCGGAGCATCGATGAAGCGCTCGAAATAGACTTCCGGCAGCTTCAGCGCGACCGCGAACAGCCGCATGACCCGCCCGGCAAGATCTTCCAACGCCTGATAATAGGCCTTCCAGGCATCGACGAAGCCTTCCGGAGCGCCAGGCCAGATCGTCGGCGCATAGCAGAAGGCCAGTGCGTCCTTGTCGGTCATGCCTTCAGGCACGCGCTGCGGACCGCCGTTGAAGCTTTCCTTGAGGTCGGGCGGGCTGTCGACGTCGCGTGAACGGGCCAATGCTTCGAGTTCTGGCCCGAGATAGCCGTGGGGATAGCCTTTGTAGGGCGCTTTCGACTTCTGTTTGTCTTCCGGCGCCAGGTCGAAGAAGTCACGCGCCTTCGTCCACACTGCATCGATCACCGTCTGCGGCACGCCATGATTGGTGATGGCTAGGAAGCCGGTGGAGCGGCAGATGGCGTCGACCTCGGCACCCAGGCGCTGGCGCTCGCCCGGATCGGCCCGTTCGAAATTGCCCAGATCGAATACTGGAAACTGTCCGCCGGCCATTGCATGCTCCGCTTGGTACCAATTGTTCGGCGATGCTATCGGCGCCTTGGCGGGCGATCCAGCGTGGCCGAAACGTATTCCACGGATGATCGACCCCTTGGGTCGTATTTCCGGTAGTATCGGCTAGGTCTTGCCGCCACATTCGGCCAACTTCGAACGGGACGTGACGCGATGAGCAATGCTTTCCTCTCCCATCTCCAGGCGGAACTGTCCGGGCTTAAATCATCCGGCCTCTACAAGTCCGAACGCGTCATCACCTCGACCCAGTCGGCCGAGATCGAGGTATCAGGCGGCCAGAAGGTGCTGAACTTCTGCGCCAACAACTATCTCGGCCTCGCCGACAGCGAGGAGTTGCGCGACGCTGCCAAGGCAGCACTCGACCGCTACGGCTACGGCATGGCCTCGGTGCGCTTCATCTGCGGCACGCAGGAGGAACACAAGCAGCTCGAGGCAAAGATCTCCGGCTTCCTCGGCATGGAGGACACGATCCTCTATTCCTCCTGCTTCGACGCCAATGCCGGTCTGTTCGAGACATTGCTGGGCGAAGAGGACGCGATCATCTCCGATGCCCTCAATCACGCTTCGATCATCGACGGGGTGCGGCTCTCCAAGGCCAAACGTTTCCGCTATGCCAACAACGACATGGCGGCGTTGGAGGAAGAGCTTAAGAAGGCCGAAGGCAGCCGCTTCAAGCTCATCGCCACCGACGGCGTGTTTTCGATGGACGGCATCATCGCCAATCTGAAAGGCGTCTGCGATCTCGCCGAAAAATACGACGCCATGGTGATGGTCGACGACAGCCACGCCGTCGGCTTCGTCGGCAAGAACGGCCGCGGCACGCCGGAACATTGCGGCGTCGAGGGCAGGGTGGACATCATCACAGGAACGCTGGGCAAGGCACTCGGCGGTGCCTCGGGCGGCTACACCTCGGGCAAGCGCGAGGTCGTCGACTGGCTGCGCCAGCGCTCGCGGCCCTATCTGTTCTCCAACACGCTGGCACCGTCTATCGCCGGCGCTTCGATCACCGTGCTGGACATGATCGCCTCGGGCGGCGCCCTGCGCGAAAGGCTCTATGCCAATGCTGCCCGCTTCCGTTCGGGCATGGGCAAGCTCGGCTTCAAGCTGGCCGGAGCCGATCATCCGATCATCCCGGTCATGCTCGGCGATGCGTCGCTGGCGCAGGACATGGCGGCCAAGATGCTGGAGCGCGGCATCTATGTGATCGGATTCTCGTTCCCGGTTGTGCCCAAGGGGCAGGCGCGCATCCGCACCCAGATGTCGGCAGCGCATTCGGCTGAAGACATCGATCGGGCGGTTGCGGCATTCGGCGAAGTTGGCCGCGAACTGGGCGTGATTTCCTGAGGCCGCGAAAGCGATTCTGGATCAAGGGATTCGAAGGAAAAGACGATGTCGAACATGATGCGCGCACTGGTGAAGGCCAAGGCCGAACCCGGTATCTGGATGGAAGACGTCCCTGTTCCCGAGATCGGCCCCAATGACGTGCTGATCAAGGTGCGCAAGTCGGCCATCTGCGGCACCGACGTCCACATCTACAACTGGGACCAGTGGGCGCAGAAGACGGTGCCGGTGCCCATGGTGACCGGTCATGAGTTCGTCGGCACGGTCGCCGATTTCGGCGCCGGCGTGACGGACTACAAGGTCGGCCAGCGCGTTTCGGGCGAGGGCCACATCGTCTGCGGCCATTGCCGCAACTGCCGCGCCGGGCGTGGCCATCTCTGCCGCAACACGCTTGGCGTCGGCGTCAACAGGCCCGGCTCCTTCGCAGAATATGTGGCGATCCCGCAGCACAATGTGGTGCCGATCCCCGACGACGTATCAGACGAGATTGCCGCGATCTTCGACCCACTCGGCAATGCGGTGCATACCGCACTGTCCTTCGATCTCGTGGGCGAGGACGTTCTGGTGACGGGTGCCGGGCCCATCGGCATCATGGGCGCGATGGTTGCCCAGTGTGTCGGCGCCCGCAAGGTGGTCATCACCGATATCAATCCGACGCGGCTGGCACTCGCCCGCAAGATGGGCATCCATCATGTCGTCGATGCTTCCAAGGAGAAGCTGGCCGATGTCATGCGTGACGAAGGCATGATGGAAGGTTTCGACGTCGGTCTTGAAATGTCGGGTTCGGCGGCCGCCTTCCGCGACATGATCGACACGATGAACAATGGCGGCAAGATCGCCATCCTGGGTATCGCCCCGACCGGCTTCGAGATCGACTGGAACAAGGTCATCTTCAAGATGCTGCATCTCAAGGGCATCTATGGCCGGGAGATGTTCGAGACCTGGTACAAGATGATAGCGCTTGTGCAGGGGCCGCTCGATGTGACCGGCCTCATCACGCATCGCATCGGCATCGACGACTACAAATCAGGCTTCGATGCCATGCGCAGCGGCAACTCGGGCAAGGTTGTGATGGACTGGTAGGGAAAGTTTTTTCACTACAGGTCGAATTTTTCGAACAAACCCGCGTTGCCAGCGTGGCGGCGGATTTGCTATCCAGGCGGGCCTTTTCGCCCGGGGGACCGACTTGCGCCGCCACATCCGCAGCCTTACCGCACGCCATGAGCCCAAGGGGCACTTCGTCTCGCATCTGAAATCGGGTTCGGGCGCCGTGGTCGGCATGGCAACGATTGGCGGTCTGGCCTCGTTCACCGGCATTCCCATGCTGATCGCGCCCCTCGGGGCGACTGCTGTCTTGATGTTCGGGCAGCCGGCGAGCCCGCTTGCGCAGCCGATGAATGTCTTTGCCGGCTATCTCATTGCGACCTTGATCGGCGTTGCCGCAGCGCTCGCCTTTCCGGGACTTTGGGAAGTGTCGGCCCTGGCCGTCGGGGTTTCCATCGCGCTGATGCTGATGCTGCGCGTCACGCACCCTCCTGCAGGTGCGATCCCGCTCGTCGCCACGGCCTCGCCCGACAGGGGTGTGATGCTGTTCGTCATCGTGCTGATCGGCTGCGTCAGCCTGCTGGCACTGGCGATCCTGCATCACTGGATTCCGCCGCGCGCCCAATATCCGCGCCGCGTCGACTGACGCTTTCGCCTTGCCTTGATGCTTGCCGGCGCACTACCGTCGGCGAGAGCAAGGAGGCGTTTATGAATCTTGGAATCCAACTGCCCGCATGGGGCAGGGGCGCATGAGCGACCGCATCGTTCTGCTCGGCACCAAGGGCGGCCCGGCGATCAGGCCCGGCGGCCCGTGGCCTACCTCCACGCTGCTTGAACTGGGCGGTCGCCGTATCGTGGTCGATTGCGGTCTGGGCGTGACGCGTGGTGTGACCGACGCGGGGCTGAGCCTCAAGCAACTCGACCTCATCTTCATCACACATTTGCATTCCGACCATGTGCTCGAGCTTGGGCCATTGATCCACACGGCCTGGACAGCGGGCCTGTCGACTCCGATCAGGGTGTTTGGACCCGCCGGCTTGAATCGATACTGGCGAGGATTTGTTCAAGCGCTTGAATTCGATATCGAAACCCGCATCGACGACGAAGGGCGGCCTGACCTCAGGGACATGGTCGAGATCGTCGAATTCGGCGAAGGCTACGTGCTCGGCGATGGCGGGTTGAAGGTGACGGCGCTACGCGTCGATCATCCGCCTGTCACCGAATGCTTTGCCCTGCGCTTCGAGCATGACAGCACAAGCGTGGTTGTCTCCGCCGATACGGCATTCTTTCCCCCACTCGCGGAATTTTCGCACGGTGCAGACGTTCTCATTCATGAGGCGATGCTTGAGGCCGGTGTCGAACGGCTGGTTGCCCGCACCGGCAATGGCACGCGGCTGAGGCAACATCTGATGGCGAGTCACAGTCTGGCCGAAGAGGCCGGTACGATCGCTGCGCGCGCCGGCGTCGGCCGGCTGGTGCTCAACCACCTGATCCCGGCCGACGATGCCGAGATCGGCGAGGTCGATTGGGTCGCGGCTGTCAGGAAAACGTGGTCCGGTCCCTTGACGATCGGTCACGACGGGCATGTTCTTGATCTCGGGGGAAACTGAACGGGAATCGGGAGGAACGACATGAAATTGGCTACGCTCAATGATGGTTCGCGCGACGGCAAGCTGGTCGTCGTCTCGCGCGATCTGACCCGCTACACCGACGCTTCTTTCCTGGCGCCCAACCTGCAGGCCGCTCTGGACGACTGGCGCCGCATCTCGCCGCATCTCGCCTCGCTGGCGAGTTCGCTCGAGGTCGGTTCCGTTCCTTCCGCCCGCTTCCACGAACATGATGCCGACGCACCGCTGCCGCGCATCTACCAGCGCGTGGGTGGCGGCACTTCGTTGACCGGGCCGCGCGACGCGATCGAACTCACCGGCAAGACACGCGATGCCCATGTCGAGGCTTCAGTGGCTGCCATTGTCACCGATGTGGCGCTGGCTGCGCCTGCCGCCGGTGCCAGGGAGGCGGTGGCGCTGCTGGTGCTCTCGGCTGATACGGTCGTCGATGGTGGCCATTCCGGTACCTCGACGTTGTCGCCTGTGGCCGTGACACCGGACGAGCTCGGCGATGCCTGGGATGGCGCGGTACATCTGACGTTGCAGGCGGGCACGCGCAGCGTCGCAACCGGCGGCTGGACGAGCTTTCCGAAGCTGATCGCCGAGGTCGCAGCAAGCAGGCCGCTTTCGGCCGGTGCCGTCGTCAGAAACGGGGTCGAGACGATTGCCGTTTCGCTGGGCGACAAGGTCCGCGTCGAGATGAAGGACAAACAGGGCCATTCGATCTTCGGCGCCATCGAGCAGTCGGTCGGTCGCTACGAGCCGCCATTGCCGTAAGGCAGGCAAGCAGCCGGGACGGGTCCATGGACATGTCAGATCATTTCCGCCGCATGGCACGCAACAATCTGTGGTCCAACGACCGCATCTACCGCGCCGTGACGGCCCTCGAGCCCGGCGAGTTCGCGGCCACGCGCACCAGCTTCTTTCCCTCGGTCCAGGAAACGCTGAACCACATCCTCGAGGTTGACCTTTATTATCTCGACATGGTCGAGGAGGCGGGCGAGGGGCGCAGGATCTTCGACCGCTTCGTCGCGTTCGAAGACGCATCGGCCCTTGCCGGG
This genomic window contains:
- a CDS encoding cupin domain-containing protein; the encoded protein is MTIHAKTENDGELLWFNGTLATIMVSGQAGADTISVIEHLMPYGASPPLHIHHNEDEVFHILEGVVRFNVGGKDLYGRAGQTMLAPKGVPHSYRVESAEGARCLTITTRGDFERMVREVSVPAPKAEIPPQVAPTAEVIQALTEACARNGIDIVGAPLS
- a CDS encoding LysR family transcriptional regulator, with translation MRRTYVPTIAELEAFRACASLGTTIRAADQLGLTQSSVSRSIGQLEDRLGVALFHRVRQRLALSDAGRRFARDAEAILDSLHEAAVRTMAFGGQSDVLSIAVLPTLADRWLIPRLAGFHATHPQVAIDLAVRLETVDFETEAFDAAIQRGPAETGQPGIVRLFDEVLVVVAAPALLDGRAALDDAELAALPLLQQSTRPTLWLQWFQAAGIDPRTTLRGHRFEQFSMVVEAAVAGLGVAVVPEVLAERELSTGRLVMASPNRIAGEAPYRLAFRPGSEDRPGLREFVRWLTAEAVRS
- the tdh gene encoding L-threonine 3-dehydrogenase, translating into MSNMMRALVKAKAEPGIWMEDVPVPEIGPNDVLIKVRKSAICGTDVHIYNWDQWAQKTVPVPMVTGHEFVGTVADFGAGVTDYKVGQRVSGEGHIVCGHCRNCRAGRGHLCRNTLGVGVNRPGSFAEYVAIPQHNVVPIPDDVSDEIAAIFDPLGNAVHTALSFDLVGEDVLVTGAGPIGIMGAMVAQCVGARKVVITDINPTRLALARKMGIHHVVDASKEKLADVMRDEGMMEGFDVGLEMSGSAAAFRDMIDTMNNGGKIAILGIAPTGFEIDWNKVIFKMLHLKGIYGREMFETWYKMIALVQGPLDVTGLITHRIGIDDYKSGFDAMRSGNSGKVVMDW
- a CDS encoding cupin domain-containing protein, with amino-acid sequence MIADRAENAGQALWFGDNLMTVRVAAGSGDDDISIVECRMPRDGSTPLHVELSGDEIVHVIEGTLRFRVDGNYFFCHSGQTVVAPKGLPHTFRIEPGEGGTCLVVTQGDEFERMVREMCLPASAGYPVRTERAPQAGQDFFDGPATSRFQVVGAPLP
- a CDS encoding acyl-CoA dehydrogenase: MSASTPAGGGSFVWADPFLIEDQLTEDERMVRDGAAAFAADKLAPRIEEAYLDEKTDPAIFREMGEAGLLGITVPEEYGGLGAGYVTYGLVAREVERIDSGYRSMMSVQSSLVMYPIYAYGSEEQRKKYLPKLASGEWIGCFGLTEPDAGSDPGGMKTRAEKTANGYKISGSKMWISNAPIADVFVVWAKSSAHDNQIRGFVLEKGMKGLSAPKIGGKLSLRASITGEIVMEGVEVGEDALLPNVSGLKGPFGCLNRARYGISWGVMGAAEDCWHRARQYGLDRKQFAKPLAGTQLYQKKLADMQTEIALGLQGSLRVGRLMDEHKFAPEMISLVKRNNCGKALDIARVARDMHGGNGIQIGYHVMRHAQNLETVNTYEGTHDVHALILGRAQTGLQAFF
- a CDS encoding 2OG-Fe(II) oxygenase family protein, whose product is MAGGQFPVFDLGNFERADPGERQRLGAEVDAICRSTGFLAITNHGVPQTVIDAVWTKARDFFDLAPEDKQKSKAPYKGYPHGYLGPELEALARSRDVDSPPDLKESFNGGPQRVPEGMTDKDALAFCYAPTIWPGAPEGFVDAWKAYYQALEDLAGRVMRLFAVALKLPEVYFERFIDAPISALRALNYPEQTVPPKPGQLRAGAHTDYGSLTILLPQAGSRGLELITPDGNWTAVPPVAGAFIINIGDLMALWTNDRWVSTMHRVVNPSPEDGGMDRRQSLAFFHQPNWDAEIVCLEQCLASGETPKYQPVFSGPYLMGKFQSTTK
- a CDS encoding mandelate racemase/muconate lactonizing enzyme family protein, encoding MADASISSIRIFRQWQPFRDGTYRCSGGRSAEGFDSTIVEIACHGGTVGYGEMAPLGSFYDPAFAAGAREAMKELAPQLLGGDASGIEALNRRMDLLLKGHPYAKSAIDMALWDLAGKRSNLSLATMSGGAEGESLALYRSVAQQAPDAMAARATKYIAEGYRRLQVKVGLDVHEDIARLEAVRAAVPADTVLFCDANASWGTAETRRFLMATRNLDYTLEQPCASYEENLAIRRATDRPLVLDETIDGADVLIRAIGDGLVDGITIKLARVGGLTKAKLLRDIAIARNLKVTIEDTGGAQIDTAAYSGLLMSTPEHLRQHTVDFHNWVTAANARGDFIIADGMMRPPQGAGLGVEVDASALGDQVFACKA
- a CDS encoding HPP family protein yields the protein MRRHIRSLTARHEPKGHFVSHLKSGSGAVVGMATIGGLASFTGIPMLIAPLGATAVLMFGQPASPLAQPMNVFAGYLIATLIGVAAALAFPGLWEVSALAVGVSIALMLMLRVTHPPAGAIPLVATASPDRGVMLFVIVLIGCVSLLALAILHHWIPPRAQYPRRVD
- a CDS encoding NADH:flavin oxidoreductase, translating into MTSNDPLLQPYQLKHLRLKNRIMSTSHEPAYSEDGMPKERYRLYHAEKAKGGMALTMTAGSAIVSRDSPAAFGNLHSYDDAIVPWMAELADACHEHDCKVMIQLTHLGRRTAWNKADWLPVLSASPVREAAHRTFPKTAEDWDLDRIVADYASAAQRMQAAGLDGIEFEAYGHLLDGFWSPATNHRDDDYGGSLDNRLRFTWRVIDAVRAAVGPDFLVGIRMVADEDMDKGLSRQEGVDIAQRLASSGKFDFLNIIRGHIDTDAALTGVIPIHGMAASPHLDFAGEVREATKFPVFHAARISDVATARHAIAAGKLDMVGMTRAHIADPHITAKVEAGEEHRIRPCVGATYCLDRIYEGGGALCIHNAATGREATIPHVISRTDGPLRKVVVVGAGAAGLEAARVLAERGHKVTVLEASSQAGGQIRLAAQNPRRRELIGIVDWRLAELERLGVEIRYDIWAGSDDVLALGPDAVVIATGGLPQNPPLDAGDDLVTSSWDIIAGSVKPAENVLLYDDNGGHQGMTAAELIGKAGSKLELLTPERFFAPEIGGMNHVPYMEAFHRNGVKITINTRLKQVRRDGNQLVATLASDFAKGWSEERRVDQVVVEHGTLPLDDLYLELKPLSKNSGAIDYERLIHGGDIFPDRNTDGRFLLLRIGDAVQARNIHAAIYDGIRFGLRI
- a CDS encoding glycine C-acetyltransferase encodes the protein MSNAFLSHLQAELSGLKSSGLYKSERVITSTQSAEIEVSGGQKVLNFCANNYLGLADSEELRDAAKAALDRYGYGMASVRFICGTQEEHKQLEAKISGFLGMEDTILYSSCFDANAGLFETLLGEEDAIISDALNHASIIDGVRLSKAKRFRYANNDMAALEEELKKAEGSRFKLIATDGVFSMDGIIANLKGVCDLAEKYDAMVMVDDSHAVGFVGKNGRGTPEHCGVEGRVDIITGTLGKALGGASGGYTSGKREVVDWLRQRSRPYLFSNTLAPSIAGASITVLDMIASGGALRERLYANAARFRSGMGKLGFKLAGADHPIIPVMLGDASLAQDMAAKMLERGIYVIGFSFPVVPKGQARIRTQMSAAHSAEDIDRAVAAFGEVGRELGVIS